The following proteins are encoded in a genomic region of Montipora foliosa isolate CH-2021 chromosome 10, ASM3666993v2, whole genome shotgun sequence:
- the LOC137974223 gene encoding uncharacterized protein: MINRWTRWRDSLVELQNLSVPRCYRPKDFGSVTRAELHAFSDASQDAIGAAVYLRQFNEANEVTTALVYGQASVAPLNPTSIPRLELCGAVLAVQAAQRVRKEIDVKISDVIYYTDSKVVLGYVTNESRRFYVYVANRVELIRSMSTPEQWRYVETDLNPADLATRGVPSSELMETNWLRAVANLIVIVTEFKHRRDVKAESVNLRSEARNTQCKLRPPTVEEWDQALRVIISCTQREAFSGLLSDTRREPELPREIQSSAKKALKGSQLYRLDPFLDSHGILRVGGRLRRARMEYNEKHPIILPKRHYVSQLIAKHYHHEVHRQGRQLDKQGSGLLEAMT; encoded by the exons ATGATAAATCGGTGGACGCGTTGGAGAGACTCTCTCGTAGAGTTGCAGAACCTTTCCGTGCCTCGCTGTTACCGCCCTAAAGATTTCGGCAGCGTGACAAGAGCGGAGCTACACGCCTTTTCCGACGCGAGCCAGGACGCTATTGGAGCCGCAGTCTACCTTCGCCAGTTCAACGAAGCAAACGAAGTGACTACAGCTCTCGTCTACGGCCAAGCAAGTGTCGCCCCGTTAAATCCGACGAGTATACCGCGTCTAGAACTGTGCGGAGCGGTCTTAGCTGTTCAAGCAGCCCAGAGAGTTAGAAAAGAAATCGATGTGAAGATTTCTGATGTGATATACTACACCGATTCGAAAGTGGTACTTGGCTACGTTACCAACGAGAGTCGACGGTTCTATGTGTACGTAGCCAACCGAGTCGAGCTGATTAGGAGCATGTCTACCCCGGAACAGTGGAGATATGTGGAGACCGATTTGAACCCGGCAGACCTAGCAACGCGCGGAGTTCCCTCAAGCGAGCTAATGGAGACGAACTGGCTG CGGGCAGTCGCTAACCTAATTGTCATTGTCACAGAATTCAAACACCGGAGAGACGTTAAAGCAGAAAGTGTTAACCTCAGGAGCGAAGCGCGTAATACACAATGCAAACTCAGACCCCCGACAGTGGAGGAATGGGATCAAGCCCTGCGCGTCATAATCAGCTGCACGCAGAGAGAAGCGTTCAGCGGGTTGTTAAGCGACACAAGAAGAGAACCTGAGCTACCGAGAGAGATCCAAAGTAGCGCCAAGAAGGCTCTCAAAGGCTCGCAGCTGTACCGTCTCGATCCCTTTCTAGACAGCCACGGGATCCTCCGCGTCGGAGGCAGATTAAGGAGAGCTCGGATGGAGTATAATGAGAAGCACCCGATCATACTACCGAAGCGTCACTATGTCTCACAGCTAATAGCTAAACACTATCATCATGAAGTACACCGCCAAGGGAGACAATTAGACAAGCAGGGTTCTGGCTTATTGGAGGCCATGACGTAG
- the LOC137974224 gene encoding uncharacterized protein: MFAELGQSQLTHELLVTLMAEVVAIVNSRPIAALLSDTDDPQPLSPAMLLTMKTRPPGPPPGQFVRTDIYARRRWRRVQFLAEQFWTRWRREYLQNLQPRQKWMETRRDLCVGDIVLVRDESQHRNDWPLGRVLEVLRSDDGRVRKVKVNVVRAGERKTYLRPIKELVLLLTDTADPD, encoded by the coding sequence ATGTTCGCTGAGTTAGGTCAGAGTCAGCTTACACACGAATTGCTGGTGACTCTGATGGCTGAAGTTGTAGCCATTGTGAACTCCAGGCCGATAGCAGCACTGCTGTCCGACACAGATGACCCGCAGCCTCTGTCCCCTGCGATGTTACTCACTATGAAGACACGCCCACCCGGACCCCCTCCAGGTCAGTTCGTGCGGACGGATATCTACGCGCGCCGTCGATGGAGACGAGTCCAGTTCCTTGCGGAACAATTTTGGACCAGGTGGAGGAGAGAATACTTGCAGAACCTACAGCCGCGACAAAAGTGGATGGAGACGCGGCGAGACCTCTGTGTAGGAGATATCGTTCTCGTGCGAGACGAATCACAACACCGTAACGATTGGCCACTGGGACGAGTGTTGGAAGTCCTGAGGAGCGATGACGGCAGAGTGAGGAAAGTCAAAGTAAACGTTGTCAGAGCCGGAGAAAGGAAAACGTACCTTAGACCGATTAAGGAGCTGGTTCTACTCCTGACCGACACAGCTGATCCAGACTAG